The following nucleotide sequence is from uncultured Draconibacterium sp..
AACCGAAACACCAACCGCGGGCGTTGTTGCTGTTCCGAAAGAAACAAGCGTTGGTTATTTACCTCAGCAAATGGTGGTTTCGGACACGCGCACACTTAAAAATGAAGTTACACAGGCTTTCGAGGAGCTTTTAGCTATTGAAAAGAAAATAGCAAATCTGAACCACGAAATTGCCGAAAGCGAAGATTATCATTCTGATGAGTATTTAAAGAAACTCGATCAGGTTACCGAATACAACGAACGCTACCAACTTTTGGGTGGCGATAACTACGAAGCCGAGCTGGAACAAACACTTCTGGGATTAGGTTTCGAAAGAACTGATTTCGACCGAATGACCTCCGAATTCAGTGGAGGTTGGCGTATGCGTGTTGAGCTGGCAAAACTATTGCTAAAAAAGCCCGATGTATTTTTACTGGATGAGCCGACCAACCACCTTGATATCGAATCGATACAATGGTTAGAAGATTTTCTGAAAACTTACAGCGGTGCCGTTATTCTGGTTTCGCACGATAAAGCTTTTCTTGATGCCGTTTGTAACCGCACCATAGAAATTTCGCTGGGCAAGATTACCGACCAGAAAATGAATTATACCCGTTTTATGGACTGGAAAGCTGAACAACGTGAGATTAATCTGGCAGCCTACACAAACCAGCAAAAAATGATCGAAGATACCGAGCGGTTTATTGAACGATTCCGATACAAATCATCAAAAGCTGTGCAGGTACAATCGCGTGTAAAACAGCTTGAAAAACTAGACCGGATTGAAATTGAAGAAGAAGACAACTCTGCGCTAAAAATTAACTTTCCGCCACCACCTCGCTCTGGACGAATTGTGGTTGAAGCCAAACATATCAGCAAATATTACGACTCGTTGCACGTACTCGACGACATCGACCTCAACATAGAAAATGGTGAAAAAATAGCGTTTGTTGGCCGTAACGGAGAAGGCAAAACCACCCTTGCCCGGATTATAATGAACGAACTGGAACACAACGGCTCGATGAAGCTAGGCCACAATGTAAAAATTGGCTACTTTGCTCAAAACCAGGCGCAACTATTAAACGGAGAGCTTACGGTTTTTGAAACCATAGATGAAATTGCTGTTGGCGATATCCGAACTAAGATCAGAGATATTCTTGCCGCGTTTTTATTCCGCGGTGAAGACATCGATAAAAAAGTAAAAGTATTAAGCGGTGGCGAAAAGTCGCGACTGGCAATGATTCGACTAATGCTTGAGCCGGTTAACTTTCTAATTCTCGACGAACCGACCAACCACCTAGATATGCGCTCGAAAGAGATTTTAAAAAACGCACTGGCAAATTTTTCAGGAACGGTACTTGTAGTTTCGCACGACCGCGATTTTCTTGATGGTTTGGTGAATTGCATTTACGAATTCAGAAATAAAAAGGCAAAACAACACCTGGGCGGCATTTTCGATTTTCTGTACCGAAAGAAAATGGAGTCGATGAAAGAATTGGAAAGCAAGAAAAAGAATACAAAAACCGGAAAAGTTGTAACTTCGGAAAAAGAAAAGAATGAGCTGTCATTCGATGAAAAGAAAGAGATAAACCGCACCATTTCGCGCATGGAGAAAAGTGTAGCCCAAGCCGAAGAAAAGATTGCGGAACTGGAGGCAGAAATCGAAGAAATGGACAAGCTCCTTGCTCAACCCGAAAATATTAATGACCATTCAGTTTTTGAGCAGTACGAACAATTAAAATCGAACCTGGAAGAAAGTATGCTCGATTGGGAAAATGCCCACGAAGAACTGGAAAACTGGAAGGCTAAAAAAACCTGGTAAATAAAAAATGATGAGACAAAAAGCAATAGATAAAGAGGATTTTCTGTTTGGAACAAGAGCTATAATCGAAGCCATAAAAAAAGGCAAAACAATCGACAGAATTCTTATAAAAAAGGGTTTGCGAAACGAATTGATTTCCGAACTACAAGAGCTGATTAAAGAAAGCGAGATTAGCGTCCAGTACGTTCCTATCGAGAAGATTAATCGTATTACACGAAAGAATCACCAGGGAGTTCTGGCCTTTATTTCACCCATTGAGTTTGATAATATTGAAACAGTAATTCCGGGGATTTACGAAGAAGGGAAAACTCCTCTGCTGCTTGTTTTAGACCAAATAACCGATGTGCGTAACTTCGGAGCCATTGCCCGCTCGGCCGAATGTGCCGGGGTGCAGGCCATTATTATTCCCGAAAAAGGCATGGCACGTATTGGCGCCGATGCTGTAAAAACATCGGCAGGAGCCATTCATAACATTCCAATCTGCAAAACAAACAATCTGTACCACACGGTCCGGTTTCTGAAAGACTCGGGCATTAAAATAGTTGCTGCCACCGAAAAAGGCGACAAACTTTACAGTAATGCCGATATGAAATCGCCACTGGCCATTGTTATGGGATCAGAAGACACGGGTGTTTCTGCTCAAATTCTGAAACTTGCTGATGAACAATTAAAAATCCCGATCCTGGGACAGATCGAATCATTAAATGTTTCGGTATCCGCTGCTTTAATGATTTACGAAGCTGTCAGACAACGAAATCAGGCTTGAACAGGAATCGTACGCTTAAATGACTCTTCCAAAGAAATAAAAGTTTCGGTACTGGCTACACCACTGATTTTTTGAATTTTACTGCTTAAAATATTTTTTAAGTGCTCGTTATCCTTAGCATAAACTTTTACAAAAATAGCGTATGCTCCGGTGGTGTAATGACATTCAACAATCTCAGGGATATCTTCCAAACCTTTTACCACTTCGCTGAACAGACCTCCTTTTTCGAGGAAAATACCAATGTAGGTACAGGTTTTAAAATCAACCTTTTTGGGATTGATGTGATAACCCGATCCAACGATCACTTCCAAATCAACCATTCGGTTAACTCGTTGATGTACAGCTGCACGGGAAATACCCACTTCTTTTGCAACATCTTTAAAAGGTATCCTTGCGTTTTTGGTAATTATATCAAGAATTTTTAAATCCCAGTCGTCTAAGTTATTCCTTAAAGTCATCTTTAACAATTTTCTACAAAAGTATCAAAAAACTAACATAATTTCAAAGTAAAGAAAGCATAAACGCAATATCGTAACAAAATCACAACAAAGAAGCCCAGACTTACAAAAATACCAAAAATATTATCAGTTTGTTAATTAATACCTCAAATTACTTTCAATATTCCACAAACAGAAGCTGTTTTCATGTTAATTAATACTTTTACGATAGATTTTTACAAAAACAGACAGCAATAAAAATCTAAAACAGTTATAGACAGCTTAATTTCAGCAATAAAAAACAACTCAATTTCAACTTGAAATAATGAGTTGTATGGTGCTGTGCAGACTTAAAAATTAGTAACCTTAAAATTATAGACATGAAAAATTCAACAAGTTGGTGGTTTATTCTTGCCCTATTGATAATTGTTGCCGCTCTCGGCGTAATTATTCCTAGCGGAGTTGGAGAAATTGACACCTCGAACCTCGACGCCGGAGATACGGCCTGGATGCTAACAGCAACAGGCTTAGTATTGTTAATGACTCCGGGACTAGCATTCTTCTACGGAGGAATGATACAGTCGAGAAATATTATTTCTACCATATTGCAAAGTTATATTGCCATGGGTATTGTAAGTGTGCTATGGGTTGTAGTTGGTTTTAGCATTGCCTTTGGCGACAGTATAGGGGCTGAAGGTTTTGGTTTATTTGGTAATCCGGCTACCTTTTTTATGTTCCGAGGAGTTGGGGGTGGCACTCATCCCGATTTTGCCCCAACGTTCCCATTTGCAGTATTTGCAATGTTCCAGCTAAAATTTGCGATCATCACCCCAGCTCTAATTACCGGATCGTTTGCCGGAAGAGTACGTTTCAGAGCGTATATGCTATTTATGGTACTCTTTATATTATTTATCTATGCACCACTGGCTCACTGGACCTGGCATCCAAACGGATTCTTGCGTAACTGGGGAGTTCTCGATTTCGCGGGTGGAACAGTTGTACATATGTCGGCAGGTTTTGCTGCTTTAGCAGGTGCCATGTTCCTCGGAAGAAGAAAAGATGCCAACAAAGAAATTAAGCCGGCAAACATTCCTTATATTTTACTTGGTGCAGGAATGCTCTGGTTTGGCTGGTTTGGTTTTAATGCGGGATCTGCTTTAGCAGCCGATTCTGTTGCTGCATCGGCCTTGGTAAACACCAATACAGCTTCTGCAGCTGCCATGTTAACCTGGATATTTTTTGATGCAGCACAAGGTAAAAAACCATCTGCAGTTGGCGCGGCTATCGGACTTGTTGTAGGTTTGGTTGCTATTACACCGGCTGCCGGATTCGTAAATGTGGGCGCAAGTATATTTATTGGTGTAATTGCAGCTATTATTAGCAACTACGCCATTACACTTCGTACAAAATCAAAATTGGATGATACATTGGATGTATTCCCTGCTCATGGGATGGGGGGTATTACTGGTATGTTATTTACCGCCGTATTTGCAAATGAAGTTGGATTAATATACGGAGAGACCACAACTTTCCTTTATCATTTACTGGCGCTGGTTATTGTTGGTATTTTTACATTCGGAGGTTCAATGCTGATGTATAAAATTACTGATATGATTGTTCCGATGCGAATTTCTCCTCATGGCGAGAAGGTTGGTTTGGATATTAGCCAACACGATGAATCATATAATTTTGTCTACATAGAAGATTAAAGAGATACGTCAAGCATAAAAAAGGCCGGTTAAAACCGGCCTTTTTTTTTATTTAATAGGTACTTGTCGTTTAAAATCCATTTCCAAAGAAATAAATGTTTCCGTGCGGGCAATTCCCTCAATATCCTGCAGTTGCTCATCGATCAGGCGTTTTAAGTGCTTGTTCGTTTTTGTCTGTATTTTAACAAAAATAGCATAAGCCCCTGTTGTATAATGACACTCAACAACTTCCGGAATATTTCTCAAGGCTTCGGCAACCTGAGTGTGGTACTTTGCCTTATCAAGATAAATTCCCATGTAAGCGCAGGTGTTGTACCCCAGTTTTTGCGGGCTAACAACAAATTCGCTTCCATGTACAACACCAATATTTAACAAGCGCTGAACACGTTGATGAATAGCAGCACCTGAAACTCCACATTCACGGGCAACTTCTAAGAAAGGTATTCGGGCATTTTTTGTAATAAGCTTTAATATCTTTTCGTCCAGCTCATCAATATCAGCCGGTTTTTCCTCTAAATAATCATTCGACTTCATGTTTCAAATCTTCTGTGTTAGTTTCAAATTATAGGACAAATGTAGGCAAAATTTACAATCACTAATCTCTGATGCTTTAAAACATATTATTGCTTACAAATTGTAAGAAACTTATTTTTTTAAAGAAGTAAAAACCAGAGCAATACACACCTGGATTACCGCAGCGCAATCTTTTCAATATCAGCACCTGAAGGTTCTTGAAAAACCCTCAGTTCGAACTCGGGAATAACAGCAAATATATGGTCGAAAATGTCGGCCTGAATACTTTCATAATTTGCCCATTCCTGGTCGGCGCTAAACACATAAATTTCAATGGGCAAACCTTTGCCAACCGGTTGCAACTGGCGTACTAAGAATGTAAGATCCTGTTTAATTTTTGGATGCTGACGAAGATATACTTCCAGGTACTTTCTGAAAATACCAACATTGGTTTGATGCCGTCCACTGATATAGTCTTCCTCTGCCAGGTTCTTTCCTTTGTTGTATTCTTTCAGTTCTTTTTCCTTTATCTGAATATAAGACCTGATGAGATCGAACTTTTCGAAACGCTCCAACATGGCCGTATCGCAAAACTTAATGGTATTAGTATCAATGGCAACCGAGCGTTTTATACGGCGCCCCCCTGCTTCTTCCATACCTTTCCAGTTATAGAACGACTCGGAAACCAGCGCGTACGTCGGAATAGTGGTAATGGTTTTATCCCAGTTCTGAACTTTTACTGTATTTAAAGTTATATCGATAACAGTTCCGTCGGCTTTGTGTCCATCCATTTGAATCCAGTCACCAATTTTAACCATATCGTTTGCCGACAACTGAATAGAAGCCACAAAACCAAGTATTGTATCGCGGAAAACCAACAGTAAAACTGCAGCAATAGCTCCCAATCCTGCCAAAAGAGCTGTTGGGTCTTTTCCAAGCAAAACAGCTATTAGCAATATTCCAGCCATAAAAAACACAAAAATCTTTACCAGCTGAACATAGCCCTTTATCGGGCGACTATGAGCAAATTCCGTTGTATTATAAATCTGCAATGCAGCATTTAATACTGAATTTGCCACAAAAACAATAATTGTTATAAAGTAAATGCGCGATATTTTCAGCAACAAATCGGTGAGGCCCCAATAATAATCTTGCGACAGCGAGTTATAAACCTCAGGTGCTAGTTCACTTACTTCCTGATGAATATTAGGATAAGAGAAATCGGAAGTATAAAAAAGTATAAATGCAGGAATCAAATGTGCCAGGCCTCTAAAAACCCGATTTTCAATTAAAATATCATCCCAGTTTGTTTTTGTACGATTGGCAATACGCTGTACAATCGCCAAAAAGATCTTCCGTGTAACAAAATGTGCAAACCATGCCACAAAAACTATTAGCACGATACAGGCTAATGCAGCTAATGGTTTCGCCAAAAACTCCATGTTTTCGATCCCTCGGATATGGTCAAGCAAGTAACTGTAAATGATTCTCATATGATTAAAATAATTTTATTTTGATTGTTTTCTCCTGTTCACTTAGAATGGTTTTTATACCAACTTTTCTGCTAATTAGGCACCAATTTATTATTAATAGTCGAGAATAAAAATCTCTTTTACTATCTGGAAATTTATTAAAATTGGCAAATTGAAATTGTTTATAGAAAAGTTAACGTATATATCATACTTTGTCTCTAAATGAATTCTTATTTTCATCCAAAAATAATAAATGAACATAAAATGAAGCTGAAGTTTTCTTTTATTCTTTTAATACTCCCTTTTTTAGCATTCACACAGCCCAAATTCAACACCTATTTTAAAGATAAAACTTTTCGCTTCGATTTTCTGCTGGGCGGGAACAGTAAAGAGGTTGTAGTGTATCCGAAGCAAATGAAACAGGAGCCGTTTTGGGGTGGTTCGAAAACAAACCTCATCGATGTGTTTAACTACGGCAGTTACCGCTACCGGGTTTTCGATCTGAAATCGGACAGTCTGATATATAGCAAAGGTTTTAGCACACTTTTTCAGGAATGGCAAACTACAGCCGACGCCAAAACCAGCAACAAAACCTTTTACCAGGCAGCACTTTTCCCATATCCCAAACACGATGTGCGTTTGGAAATTGATGCCCGACAGTGGGACGGAACTTTTAAAACAATTTTTGAAACCGATATAGATCCAAAGGATTATTTCATTATAAAAGAAGACACACGTGATTTTAAAACCAAAGACATTGTTAAAAACGGCGATCCGGCAAAAAAAGTAGATATTGTTATTTTGGCCGAAGGTTACACGGCTGCCGAAATGGAAGATTTTTATGATGATGCGGCAAAGGTTTCGGGCTATTTGTTCGATACGGAGCCATTCAAGTCGGAGAAAGAACACTTTAATGTGCGCGCCGTATTTGCCGCTTCGGAAGATTCGGGTACCGACGTTCCGGGCGAACACATTTACAAAAACACTTATTTCAACACCAGTTATTATACCTTTGATTTGCCGCGCTACCTGACTACTTCCGACATGAAAACGATATACGATGCGGCGGCCAGTGTTCCTTACGACCAGATTTATGTGCTGGTAAATACCGAACGTTACGGCGGTGGCGGATTTTACAATTTTGTTACCGTTTGTACTGCCGATAATGAACTGACACCAAAAATTATTGTACACGAATTTGGTCACGGTTTTGGCGGGCTGGGCGACGAATATTACAACTCTGCCGTAGCTTACGAAGATTTCTACAACCTTGAAATTGAACCCTGGGAACCCAACATCACCACATTGGTTGATTTTGACAAAAAGTGGAAAAATATGATCGATGAAGCCACTCCGGTTCCAACACCACGAAAAGCTAAATACAAAAATACCATTGGTGTGTACGAAGGAGGTGGTTATATGGCCGAAGGCATTTACAGCCCGCATATCGACTGCCGAATGAATACCAACGAAGCCGAAGGTTTTTGCCCGGTGTGCCAGGAAGCCATTCGGAAGGTTATTCGCTTTTATTCGGAGTAATACAAAATCTACAATATTTCGGAGTAGAAAATAAATCATCAATTTGTATCTCCTTAAAAGTGGAGAACAAAAAATATATCAGGTTTCATCTCCCAAAAAGTTGAAATAAAAAAAAGCGGATGAGCATTCAACTCATCCGCTTTTTCTATCGCTTTTCTTTTACTATTCTTTGTTCTTCAAAAGTTTAGAAGTGATAAAGTAAGCTACAATTAAGCCAACTCCTCCAAGAACTAAGATTGCAGTAAAGAAGGCAACTACTTCATTCATTACGTTTGATAACGCAAATCCGACAACCACCCCCAAGCCTACTGCAATTAAAAAGATTCCCCACTTAACCAGCGAAAGCTGCGAGCATTCACCTTTAAATATTCCGGCATCGAGCCCTTTTTCTACCAGTGCCAGGCGCTCTTTTGTGCGTGTTGTCCAGTAAACATACAAGATGGCGAAGATTGCCAGAAAAAAACTGATTGGTACGAAAATTCCTTCCATGATATTAAATTTTAGTTTGTTTTTTTATTCTGTTTTCGCTCTTTTGACGCCATGTTGTTTCTGCGGTTACAACTTTTCGGTTTTTTTTTTCTTGCTGATGCATAGTTTATTGCTGAAAGTGCAGGTAAACGCTGATTTTTATTTTATTAAAGCCACTATCGAAATCATTAGTTTTTAGAAAGTAATACTCTCCTTTATTATTTATATAATACAACTAACTACCACATTGGCTGCAGCCACCTGTCTACCGGCAAGGAAGGTTTTCCCTCACGAGGGGAAACAGCTGAAATGTTAAGCATCCAGCTTTAATGTATATTAGAAAGAATCTTAAGTGCTTGCTCCCCTTTTAAATGAAGCTCCAACAGGACGAGCGGTAAAAGAAAATAATTACTAATTCATGTTATTTGAGACTTTGTATTTATTACATATACCAATAATTCTATTGTTCTAATGTGGTGAAAAGTCTTATTTGTGTAATCCGCGTAATCTTCGAGAAACTTTTTCTTTGTAACTTGTAACCTGTTAATCATTATTGCGTCAAAAGAGCGAATGGAGCAGAAAGATGATATCTATTACATAGATAAAGTAAAGGCCGGACAGACCAATTACTTTTCGTATATCGTTGAGCGATACCAAGATATTGTCTTCTCCATTGCAATGAAAGTTCTTAAAAATCGTGAAGACGCCGAAGAAATGGCACAGGAGAGTTTTATAAAAGCTTACAAATCGTTGCACACTTTTAAAGGCACTGCAAAATTTTCGACCTGGCTGTACCGCATTACTTATAATAATTGTATTTCGGAGGTCAGGAAACGAAAAATACATTTTGCATCAACCGACGATGTGCAGATTGCCGACGAAGCCGAAGAAATGAACCTGGATGGAATACCGGAAGAAAACAGGGCACAAGCCATAAAGGCTGCCATGGACAAACTGCCGGAAGATGAATACACACTGATACTATTGTATTATTTCGAAGAACAATCGATCGAGGAAATCAGTAGAGTAACAAAACTCTCGGAGAGCAATACAAAAGTGAAGCTTTACAGAGCACGTAAAAAGCTCTATACTATTTTAAATGAATTAATGAAAGACGAATTATACACCATATTATGAGCGAACTGGAAGACATAAAATTAAGAGCATTTCTGCAAAACATGGAGCTGGATAAGCCAGACTCTGGTTTTACGGTGCAGGTGATGAATAAGATTTTTGCCGAAGATAGTGCACTCGAACAAATTAAACGGGAAAAGATACTTGGAAAAGGATTCTGGATTATTTCCATACTTTTTGTGGTGTTACTGGCAGCCATCTTCTTTGTAGGCAACACCGGCGTGCAGGCCGACAGCCAAATCGGGCAATTGCTACCCGAAGCCGGACAAGGATTAACAGCAGGCTACGATTCGTTCTTTAGCAAACTGGGAACATTGCCATTAAGTATTGCCGGAATTTCTATCGGCGTTTCGGTACTCATCTTCATCGACAAAATCATTAGCGCGAACAGTAAAATTTTTGCTTAAATATCAAACAAGATAATCACTATGAATCCCGGCTGATCAGTCGGGATTTCTTTATTCGTACTGTTTTAACAGCCCCAACATTATCAAGTATTGGGCAGCAATATAGGTTGTCATTATAAATAAACCTTCGTAAGGAATTGCGACAAGAAACCGATTGACAGCAATCAGCGAATCGGACAAAACAAAAAACAACGAACCTGCAAACACCAGGCTAAAACTTACCGGGTGACCATTACCAAAGCGGTTCAGCGCCATTGCCGACATGGTTAAAATGGCTACCATATACACAAAAATGGCAAACCGCAGTACCAAATCCAGTTGTGGAAAAAGCACGATATAAACAATTAAACCAAACGCAAGATAAGGGATTAGCCACATGGGTTTCTTTCTTAAAAACGATGTTTTCCCCGAAAGATCGATGGTGCGTAAAAACAGGAAAGTATAAAATACCTGCGCCACCAAAAACGAAGCAATCCCCAATACAAACCAGGTAAAATCGTCTGAGAACATCATTAGCAAATCACCTAACCACGAAAAAAGAAATCCGACACCGGCAAACTGCAACACTTTTTTATCGATATTTTTTGAGTGCAAAAAGAAATATCCGGCAATCCATATTAAAAGTAAAGGCTTTGCAATATGATCGATCTGGGGGTTCTGCAAATACTCACCTATTAAATCGGCAACCACAATTACCACAAAAAGAAAGTGAAGAAAAATCTTTTTCATCAATAGCTGTTTGAGGTAAAATTAAAATTATTCGGTTAAAAAACGAAACCGGAACTTAAAAACAAGCCTCCAACATCAGGTACTTATTTACGTACTCGTTAACACCTTCCTCTAATTCAACAAAAGGCTTTTTGTAACCGACATCGCGCAATTTCTGCATTTCGGCCTCTGTAAAATACTGGTATCTTCCTCGCAAATCAACGGGTGTATCAATAAATGAGATGTC
It contains:
- a CDS encoding ABC-F family ATP-binding cassette domain-containing protein, encoding MISIDKINLSFGGFELFKEISFLVNPKDRIGLIGKNGAGKSTLLKIITGTETPTAGVVAVPKETSVGYLPQQMVVSDTRTLKNEVTQAFEELLAIEKKIANLNHEIAESEDYHSDEYLKKLDQVTEYNERYQLLGGDNYEAELEQTLLGLGFERTDFDRMTSEFSGGWRMRVELAKLLLKKPDVFLLDEPTNHLDIESIQWLEDFLKTYSGAVILVSHDKAFLDAVCNRTIEISLGKITDQKMNYTRFMDWKAEQREINLAAYTNQQKMIEDTERFIERFRYKSSKAVQVQSRVKQLEKLDRIEIEEEDNSALKINFPPPPRSGRIVVEAKHISKYYDSLHVLDDIDLNIENGEKIAFVGRNGEGKTTLARIIMNELEHNGSMKLGHNVKIGYFAQNQAQLLNGELTVFETIDEIAVGDIRTKIRDILAAFLFRGEDIDKKVKVLSGGEKSRLAMIRLMLEPVNFLILDEPTNHLDMRSKEILKNALANFSGTVLVVSHDRDFLDGLVNCIYEFRNKKAKQHLGGIFDFLYRKKMESMKELESKKKNTKTGKVVTSEKEKNELSFDEKKEINRTISRMEKSVAQAEEKIAELEAEIEEMDKLLAQPENINDHSVFEQYEQLKSNLEESMLDWENAHEELENWKAKKTW
- the rlmB gene encoding 23S rRNA (guanosine(2251)-2'-O)-methyltransferase RlmB: MMRQKAIDKEDFLFGTRAIIEAIKKGKTIDRILIKKGLRNELISELQELIKESEISVQYVPIEKINRITRKNHQGVLAFISPIEFDNIETVIPGIYEEGKTPLLLVLDQITDVRNFGAIARSAECAGVQAIIIPEKGMARIGADAVKTSAGAIHNIPICKTNNLYHTVRFLKDSGIKIVAATEKGDKLYSNADMKSPLAIVMGSEDTGVSAQILKLADEQLKIPILGQIESLNVSVSAALMIYEAVRQRNQA
- a CDS encoding Lrp/AsnC ligand binding domain-containing protein, translated to MTLRNNLDDWDLKILDIITKNARIPFKDVAKEVGISRAAVHQRVNRMVDLEVIVGSGYHINPKKVDFKTCTYIGIFLEKGGLFSEVVKGLEDIPEIVECHYTTGAYAIFVKVYAKDNEHLKNILSSKIQKISGVASTETFISLEESFKRTIPVQA
- a CDS encoding ammonium transporter, with the translated sequence MKNSTSWWFILALLIIVAALGVIIPSGVGEIDTSNLDAGDTAWMLTATGLVLLMTPGLAFFYGGMIQSRNIISTILQSYIAMGIVSVLWVVVGFSIAFGDSIGAEGFGLFGNPATFFMFRGVGGGTHPDFAPTFPFAVFAMFQLKFAIITPALITGSFAGRVRFRAYMLFMVLFILFIYAPLAHWTWHPNGFLRNWGVLDFAGGTVVHMSAGFAALAGAMFLGRRKDANKEIKPANIPYILLGAGMLWFGWFGFNAGSALAADSVAASALVNTNTASAAAMLTWIFFDAAQGKKPSAVGAAIGLVVGLVAITPAAGFVNVGASIFIGVIAAIISNYAITLRTKSKLDDTLDVFPAHGMGGITGMLFTAVFANEVGLIYGETTTFLYHLLALVIVGIFTFGGSMLMYKITDMIVPMRISPHGEKVGLDISQHDESYNFVYIED
- a CDS encoding Lrp/AsnC ligand binding domain-containing protein, whose amino-acid sequence is MKSNDYLEEKPADIDELDEKILKLITKNARIPFLEVARECGVSGAAIHQRVQRLLNIGVVHGSEFVVSPQKLGYNTCAYMGIYLDKAKYHTQVAEALRNIPEVVECHYTTGAYAIFVKIQTKTNKHLKRLIDEQLQDIEGIARTETFISLEMDFKRQVPIK
- a CDS encoding mechanosensitive ion channel domain-containing protein; translated protein: MRIIYSYLLDHIRGIENMEFLAKPLAALACIVLIVFVAWFAHFVTRKIFLAIVQRIANRTKTNWDDILIENRVFRGLAHLIPAFILFYTSDFSYPNIHQEVSELAPEVYNSLSQDYYWGLTDLLLKISRIYFITIIVFVANSVLNAALQIYNTTEFAHSRPIKGYVQLVKIFVFFMAGILLIAVLLGKDPTALLAGLGAIAAVLLLVFRDTILGFVASIQLSANDMVKIGDWIQMDGHKADGTVIDITLNTVKVQNWDKTITTIPTYALVSESFYNWKGMEEAGGRRIKRSVAIDTNTIKFCDTAMLERFEKFDLIRSYIQIKEKELKEYNKGKNLAEEDYISGRHQTNVGIFRKYLEVYLRQHPKIKQDLTFLVRQLQPVGKGLPIEIYVFSADQEWANYESIQADIFDHIFAVIPEFELRVFQEPSGADIEKIALR
- a CDS encoding M64 family metallopeptidase, encoding MKLKFSFILLILPFLAFTQPKFNTYFKDKTFRFDFLLGGNSKEVVVYPKQMKQEPFWGGSKTNLIDVFNYGSYRYRVFDLKSDSLIYSKGFSTLFQEWQTTADAKTSNKTFYQAALFPYPKHDVRLEIDARQWDGTFKTIFETDIDPKDYFIIKEDTRDFKTKDIVKNGDPAKKVDIVILAEGYTAAEMEDFYDDAAKVSGYLFDTEPFKSEKEHFNVRAVFAASEDSGTDVPGEHIYKNTYFNTSYYTFDLPRYLTTSDMKTIYDAAASVPYDQIYVLVNTERYGGGGFYNFVTVCTADNELTPKIIVHEFGHGFGGLGDEYYNSAVAYEDFYNLEIEPWEPNITTLVDFDKKWKNMIDEATPVPTPRKAKYKNTIGVYEGGGYMAEGIYSPHIDCRMNTNEAEGFCPVCQEAIRKVIRFYSE
- a CDS encoding DUF6249 domain-containing protein yields the protein MEGIFVPISFFLAIFAILYVYWTTRTKERLALVEKGLDAGIFKGECSQLSLVKWGIFLIAVGLGVVVGFALSNVMNEVVAFFTAILVLGGVGLIVAYFITSKLLKNKE
- a CDS encoding sigma-70 family RNA polymerase sigma factor, producing the protein MEQKDDIYYIDKVKAGQTNYFSYIVERYQDIVFSIAMKVLKNREDAEEMAQESFIKAYKSLHTFKGTAKFSTWLYRITYNNCISEVRKRKIHFASTDDVQIADEAEEMNLDGIPEENRAQAIKAAMDKLPEDEYTLILLYYFEEQSIEEISRVTKLSESNTKVKLYRARKKLYTILNELMKDELYTIL
- a CDS encoding lysoplasmalogenase, with product MKKIFLHFLFVVIVVADLIGEYLQNPQIDHIAKPLLLIWIAGYFFLHSKNIDKKVLQFAGVGFLFSWLGDLLMMFSDDFTWFVLGIASFLVAQVFYTFLFLRTIDLSGKTSFLRKKPMWLIPYLAFGLIVYIVLFPQLDLVLRFAIFVYMVAILTMSAMALNRFGNGHPVSFSLVFAGSLFFVLSDSLIAVNRFLVAIPYEGLFIMTTYIAAQYLIMLGLLKQYE